Proteins found in one Lutimonas zeaxanthinifaciens genomic segment:
- a CDS encoding electron transfer flavoprotein subunit alpha/FixB family protein translates to MSVLVFADNSEGKFKKTAYEMVSFGKQIAKKAETSLVVVAINASEVDSLSAYGPDKILSIDDDRLSTFNAQAYAACIAQAAEKESATIVAIDSSNDGLYLAPILSVKLNAGFASNVVDFPVSLDPFTVKRKAFSSKGFNFTEIHTAIKLLGLAKNSIGLIEENSSPEKESFSPTLDDQMFNVTSKSIDKTTGTVTIADADVVVSGGRGLKGPENWGMIEELADVLGAATACSKPVSDMGWRPHSEHVGQTGKPVTSNLYIAIGISGAIQHLAGVNSSKVKVVVNNDPEAPFFKAADYGIVGDAFEVIPELTNKLKEFKSTL, encoded by the coding sequence ATGTCAGTATTAGTATTTGCCGATAATTCAGAAGGAAAATTTAAAAAAACAGCTTACGAAATGGTTTCTTTCGGAAAACAAATAGCTAAAAAAGCCGAAACAAGCCTTGTCGTTGTTGCAATAAATGCATCTGAGGTTGACAGCTTGTCAGCATATGGCCCGGATAAAATTTTATCCATTGATGACGATAGACTGAGCACCTTTAATGCACAGGCCTACGCCGCCTGCATAGCTCAGGCAGCCGAGAAGGAATCAGCTACAATTGTGGCGATCGATTCAAGTAACGACGGCCTCTATCTTGCCCCTATTTTATCTGTTAAATTAAACGCAGGATTTGCATCCAATGTGGTTGACTTCCCCGTAAGTTTAGATCCGTTTACGGTAAAAAGGAAAGCCTTTTCATCCAAAGGATTCAATTTCACAGAAATTCACACAGCAATAAAACTTTTGGGTCTTGCAAAGAATTCTATAGGCCTGATTGAAGAAAACTCAAGCCCTGAGAAAGAATCTTTTTCGCCGACATTAGATGATCAAATGTTCAATGTAACCAGTAAATCCATCGATAAAACAACCGGAACGGTTACCATTGCAGATGCCGATGTGGTAGTATCTGGAGGAAGAGGCCTGAAAGGCCCTGAAAACTGGGGAATGATTGAGGAACTGGCCGATGTTCTTGGTGCAGCAACTGCTTGCTCAAAACCTGTTTCTGATATGGGATGGAGGCCTCATAGTGAACACGTTGGACAAACGGGAAAACCGGTTACTTCCAACCTGTATATCGCTATTGGAATATCAGGAGCCATTCAACACCTGGCAGGGGTAAACTCGTCAAAAGTAAAAGTTGTAGTGAACAACGATCCGGAAGCACCCTTTTTTAAGGCAGCTGACTACGGAATTGTAGGAGATGCTTTTGAAGTAATTCCGGAACTGACTAATAAATTAAAAGAATTTAAGAGCACCTTGTAG
- a CDS encoding bifunctional nuclease family protein yields the protein MSLVRLNIKGISYSQTQSGAYALVLSEEDGERTLPIIIGAFEAQSIAIALEKEIKPPRPLTHDLFKSFADRFNIIVKQVIIHKLVDGVFYSSLICECDKIEEIIDARTSDAIALATRFKAPIFTFENILDKAGIILKIKDESKLAKSKFKMEDLVANVVEDTSKFKDESLEDLYKQLDQAVNNEDYELAAKLRDEISKREKK from the coding sequence GTGAGTCTAGTACGATTAAATATCAAAGGAATATCTTACAGCCAAACGCAAAGCGGGGCCTATGCTCTTGTTTTAAGCGAAGAAGATGGCGAAAGAACCCTCCCTATTATTATTGGCGCATTTGAAGCTCAGTCAATTGCGATTGCTCTTGAAAAAGAAATCAAACCTCCTCGACCTTTAACCCATGACCTTTTTAAAAGTTTTGCTGACAGGTTCAACATCATTGTGAAACAAGTCATTATTCACAAGCTCGTTGATGGAGTATTCTATTCGAGTCTGATCTGTGAATGTGACAAAATTGAAGAAATTATTGATGCCAGAACTTCTGACGCCATTGCTCTGGCAACAAGATTTAAGGCCCCGATTTTTACATTTGAGAACATTCTTGACAAGGCCGGTATTATCCTTAAAATCAAGGATGAATCAAAACTCGCCAAATCAAAGTTTAAAATGGAAGATCTGGTAGCAAACGTTGTTGAAGACACCTCCAAATTTAAAGATGAAAGCCTGGAAGATCTTTACAAGCAGTTAGATCAGGCGGTCAATAATGAAGATTATGAACTCGCCGCAAAGCTTCGCGATGAAATTTCCAAAAGGGAGAAAAAATAA
- a CDS encoding NupC/NupG family nucleoside CNT transporter has protein sequence MKKVLAFTSLFILSISAKAQELDHQITPSQGISFESIWRGVLGMIVLILIAYLFSSNRKAIQWKTVGIGLSIQLLIAIGVLKVKFIQIAFETVGQIFVSVLDFTRAGSKFLFEGLVVDMNTFGYIFAFQVLPTIVFFSALTSLLYYLGVIQKVVKGMAWLLSKGLKISGAESLSVAGNIFLGQTEAPLLIKAYLEKMNRSEILLVMIGGMATVAGAVLAAYIGFLGGDDPVMRLKFAKHLLAASVMAAPGAIVISKMLYPQTEEVSTDVHVSSEKIGTNILDAISNGTTEGLKLAVNVGAMLLVFVAFIAMINGILGWIGDITTLNEWMAANTPYPKFTLESILGTVFAPLMWLIGVAKEDIMMMGQLLGIKLAASEFVGYIQLAELKDISNVVHLNNSKSVIMATYMLCGFANFASIGIQIGGIGSLAPTQRKNLSEFGMKALIGGSLASLLSATIAGMIIG, from the coding sequence CTGAAAAAAGTTCTCGCGTTTACCTCCCTGTTTATTCTATCTATTTCTGCTAAAGCACAAGAACTTGATCATCAGATTACACCAAGTCAGGGAATATCCTTTGAGTCAATATGGAGGGGCGTTCTTGGGATGATCGTGCTCATTCTGATCGCCTATTTATTTAGTTCAAACCGAAAGGCTATACAATGGAAAACTGTTGGAATAGGCCTGAGTATTCAATTGTTGATTGCCATTGGCGTTCTCAAGGTTAAATTTATACAGATTGCCTTTGAAACCGTTGGTCAAATTTTTGTAAGCGTGCTTGATTTTACAAGGGCAGGAAGCAAGTTTTTGTTTGAAGGCCTCGTAGTGGACATGAATACTTTTGGGTACATCTTTGCATTTCAGGTATTACCCACCATTGTATTCTTCTCAGCATTAACTTCCTTGTTGTATTATTTGGGTGTAATTCAAAAGGTTGTAAAAGGGATGGCATGGCTTCTTTCCAAAGGGTTAAAGATATCAGGTGCAGAGAGTTTAAGTGTGGCAGGTAATATTTTCCTCGGCCAGACAGAGGCTCCGTTGCTGATCAAAGCCTATCTGGAAAAAATGAATCGGTCTGAGATTCTGCTTGTAATGATAGGTGGAATGGCCACAGTTGCCGGTGCCGTACTTGCGGCCTATATTGGATTTCTGGGTGGGGACGACCCCGTCATGCGCTTAAAATTTGCGAAACATTTGCTCGCAGCATCTGTTATGGCGGCTCCCGGGGCAATTGTTATCTCCAAAATGTTGTATCCGCAGACCGAAGAAGTAAGTACTGACGTCCATGTTTCCTCAGAAAAGATCGGAACAAATATTCTTGATGCCATATCAAATGGAACGACTGAAGGCCTTAAACTTGCCGTCAATGTTGGTGCCATGTTACTGGTTTTTGTTGCTTTTATTGCAATGATCAATGGTATTTTGGGATGGATTGGTGATATCACGACACTTAATGAATGGATGGCGGCAAACACGCCTTATCCCAAGTTTACCCTGGAATCAATTTTAGGAACCGTTTTTGCCCCCTTAATGTGGTTGATTGGAGTGGCAAAAGAGGATATCATGATGATGGGTCAATTACTGGGTATCAAACTGGCGGCAAGTGAATTTGTCGGATACATACAACTGGCCGAGTTAAAAGATATTTCAAATGTGGTTCACCTGAATAACAGTAAATCAGTGATCATGGCAACCTATATGCTTTGTGGATTTGCTAATTTTGCTTCCATCGGAATACAGATCGGAGGCATAGGATCCCTTGCTCCAACGCAAAGAAAAAACCTTTCTGAGTTTGGGATGAAAGCACTAATCGGCGGATCATTAGCCTCACTTTTGTCCGCAACTATAGCCGGAATGATCATAGGATAA
- a CDS encoding thymidylate synthase, whose amino-acid sequence MKQYLDLVRHVIDHGVKKEDRTGTGTRSIFGYQMRFDLSEGFPMVTTKKLHLKSIIHELLWFLKGDTNIEYLKENGVKIWDAWANENGDLGPVYGYQWRNWNGDGIDQIKEVIETIKRNPDSRRMIVSAWNPSVLPDTSVSFAENVANNKAALPPCHAFFQFYVSDGKLSCQLYQRSADIFLGVPFNIASYALLTMMVAQVTGLQYGDFVHTFGDAHIYNNHLEQLELQLSRDPRPLPKMELNPDIKNIFEFSYKDFNLVSYDPHPHIKGRVSV is encoded by the coding sequence ATGAAGCAATATTTAGATTTGGTCAGACATGTGATCGATCATGGCGTAAAGAAAGAAGACAGAACAGGTACCGGAACCAGAAGTATTTTCGGCTATCAGATGAGATTTGATCTCAGTGAGGGGTTCCCTATGGTCACTACCAAAAAACTTCATCTAAAATCAATAATTCATGAGTTGCTTTGGTTTCTTAAAGGAGATACCAATATCGAATATCTAAAGGAGAACGGTGTTAAAATATGGGATGCCTGGGCGAACGAGAATGGTGATCTCGGCCCTGTATACGGGTATCAGTGGAGGAATTGGAACGGAGATGGTATTGACCAGATCAAAGAGGTCATCGAAACTATAAAACGCAATCCGGACAGCAGAAGAATGATCGTATCAGCTTGGAATCCAAGTGTTTTACCTGACACAAGTGTAAGTTTTGCAGAAAATGTTGCCAATAACAAGGCTGCCCTGCCCCCCTGTCATGCTTTTTTCCAGTTTTATGTAAGTGACGGCAAGCTATCTTGTCAGCTTTATCAGCGTAGCGCAGATATTTTTTTAGGAGTTCCATTTAATATAGCTTCCTATGCCCTATTAACGATGATGGTAGCTCAGGTAACCGGTTTGCAATACGGAGATTTTGTGCATACTTTTGGTGATGCTCATATTTACAATAATCATCTTGAGCAATTGGAATTACAATTGAGCCGTGATCCAAGACCTCTTCCAAAAATGGAATTAAATCCGGATATCAAAAATATCTTTGAATTTTCATATAAAGACTTTAACTTAGTGTCTTACGATCCGCACCCCCATATCAAGGGACGTGTATCCGTTTAA
- a CDS encoding 2TM domain-containing protein, whose translation MKTELDHEYYERARKRTKQKKRLYFHFVLFLVGSAFFVILNKVINFHPELDWYIWAISIWFVLFVLHTINVFVMNRFFGKEWERVQTEKLLQKHKEKLEKLEVKLEKSGAFDELKENS comes from the coding sequence TTGAAAACTGAATTAGATCACGAATATTACGAGAGAGCGAGGAAAAGAACAAAACAGAAAAAAAGACTTTATTTTCATTTTGTTTTATTTCTTGTTGGGTCTGCTTTTTTTGTGATATTAAATAAAGTAATAAATTTCCATCCTGAATTGGATTGGTACATTTGGGCGATTTCCATTTGGTTCGTATTATTTGTACTCCACACAATCAATGTATTTGTAATGAATCGTTTTTTCGGAAAAGAATGGGAGCGAGTTCAAACTGAAAAACTTCTGCAAAAACACAAAGAAAAACTTGAAAAGTTAGAGGTTAAACTTGAGAAATCAGGTGCTTTTGACGAACTAAAAGAAAATTCTTAA
- a CDS encoding dihydrofolate reductase, whose amino-acid sequence MLTIIAAVAKNNALGKNNDLIWRLPADLKRFKKITRGHHVIMGRKTFESLGKPLPHRTTIIITRNPDYTAEGCIVVDSLEKAILEAKSDDNPYILGGGEIYKQALDYADVMDITEVHHSFDEADAFFPEIDFSKWEEVKREDHKADEHHKYDYSFVTYKKK is encoded by the coding sequence ATGCTGACTATAATTGCTGCTGTGGCGAAGAATAACGCCTTGGGTAAAAATAATGATTTGATCTGGAGGCTACCTGCAGATCTAAAGCGGTTTAAGAAAATTACGAGGGGTCATCATGTAATAATGGGTCGGAAAACCTTTGAATCACTTGGAAAACCGTTACCCCACAGGACGACGATTATCATAACGCGAAACCCTGATTATACAGCGGAAGGCTGTATTGTTGTTGATTCGTTGGAAAAGGCCATTCTTGAGGCAAAATCGGATGATAATCCTTACATACTTGGTGGCGGTGAAATATACAAGCAGGCACTTGATTACGCGGATGTCATGGATATAACTGAAGTTCATCATTCTTTTGATGAAGCAGATGCATTTTTTCCGGAAATTGACTTTTCAAAATGGGAGGAGGTCAAACGTGAAGATCATAAGGCTGATGAGCATCACAAATACGATTACAGCTTTGTTACGTATAAAAAAAAGTGA
- a CDS encoding AraC family transcriptional regulator — MINKKPSFEKISPNLGSSISVKQHSNEVINNVAYWHFHPEVELVYVNKGQGKRHIGNHLSYFNNSMLILIGANLPHHGFVDRLTTHGRETIVQFKLDFLGKIFYNIPEMSNINSLFERAKKGIIFKPETKKLVGPKIEGLLDCEGMARVIKLLEILNDLSLAKDYSLLNVDGFAFETEPQDSQKIDIIFKHVNNNFKRHISLDEIADKVSMTTPAFCRYFKKATGKTFTKLVNEYRVVHATKLLQENQTSITDICFECGFNNFSHFNRLFKEFTGKSASKYRSEMKRIIQ, encoded by the coding sequence ATGATCAATAAAAAACCAAGTTTCGAAAAAATAAGTCCAAATCTCGGTAGTAGCATTTCTGTAAAGCAACACAGCAATGAGGTAATCAATAATGTGGCTTACTGGCATTTTCATCCTGAGGTTGAACTTGTTTATGTTAACAAGGGTCAGGGCAAGCGGCATATTGGCAACCATCTCTCCTATTTCAACAACAGTATGCTTATTCTTATAGGCGCTAATCTACCTCATCATGGTTTTGTCGACAGATTAACAACCCACGGGAGAGAAACCATAGTTCAGTTCAAATTAGATTTTTTAGGTAAGATCTTCTATAATATCCCTGAGATGAGCAATATTAATTCTCTTTTTGAAAGAGCCAAAAAAGGGATCATATTTAAGCCTGAAACCAAAAAACTCGTAGGGCCCAAAATAGAAGGTTTGCTTGATTGTGAAGGAATGGCCAGAGTGATCAAACTTCTCGAAATATTAAATGACCTGTCACTTGCTAAGGACTATTCTCTTTTAAATGTGGATGGTTTCGCTTTTGAGACAGAACCTCAGGACAGTCAAAAAATTGATATTATATTCAAACATGTGAACAATAACTTCAAAAGGCACATTAGCCTTGATGAAATTGCCGATAAGGTGAGCATGACAACACCGGCTTTTTGCCGTTATTTTAAAAAAGCAACAGGTAAAACATTCACCAAATTAGTGAATGAATACAGAGTTGTTCATGCAACAAAACTGTTACAGGAAAATCAAACAAGTATCACCGACATTTGTTTTGAATGTGGTTTTAATAACTTTTCGCATTTTAACCGTCTATTTAAAGAATTCACCGGAAAAAGCGCTTCCAAGTACAGAAGTGAAATGAAGCGTATAATTCAATAG